One Niabella beijingensis DNA window includes the following coding sequences:
- a CDS encoding cbb3-type cytochrome c oxidase N-terminal domain-containing protein — translation MKEIKQIKKKMALVIPGAGSSLLAGAREQAAQTPRLVLDVNTVLIVVIVFLLLIIGMLGFTLRASMDVYKERKKEKERTGNNLKSLLLLLAVLGGMRAFAQEDAMPAIPHPFTEAHILRYILLGVTGLELLVIFAFIYWIRFFTGIEELRRNRTAVRKEKHKGLRTWWSRANKFKPVEEEAQLDVGHSYDGIRELDNATPPWFTIAFLASIVFGIGYLWRYHVLHAAPNQYQEYEIAVTKGNLKVAAYLKSKGDAVNENNVVMADAAGIEAGKQLFVNNCTACHGTAGQGGVGPNLTDDYWLHGGAIGDVFKTIKLGVVEKGMMSWKDVFSATQIAEIASYIKSIHGTNPAGAKEPQGELYKEVPATADSSAVKQPPVAADAQQ, via the coding sequence ATGAAAGAGATAAAACAGATCAAAAAAAAGATGGCCCTCGTTATACCGGGTGCCGGGAGCTCCCTTTTAGCAGGTGCCCGGGAACAGGCGGCACAAACACCACGCCTGGTGCTGGATGTAAATACGGTACTGATCGTAGTGATCGTTTTTTTACTGCTGATCATCGGTATGTTGGGTTTTACATTACGGGCGTCCATGGATGTATATAAAGAACGGAAAAAGGAAAAGGAACGCACCGGGAATAATTTAAAGTCGCTGCTTTTACTGCTGGCGGTGCTGGGTGGCATGCGGGCCTTTGCACAGGAAGATGCAATGCCTGCGATCCCGCATCCTTTTACAGAGGCTCACATCCTGCGTTATATCCTGCTGGGGGTGACCGGGCTGGAGCTGCTGGTGATCTTTGCATTTATCTACTGGATCCGGTTTTTTACGGGCATTGAGGAGTTGCGGCGGAACAGGACGGCAGTGCGTAAGGAGAAACATAAGGGACTGCGTACCTGGTGGAGCCGGGCGAATAAATTTAAGCCGGTTGAAGAAGAGGCGCAGCTGGATGTGGGCCACAGCTATGATGGCATCCGGGAGCTGGACAATGCAACCCCTCCGTGGTTTACCATCGCCTTTCTCGCATCGATTGTATTCGGTATCGGTTACCTGTGGCGGTATCATGTGCTTCATGCAGCACCCAACCAGTATCAGGAATATGAGATCGCCGTAACAAAGGGCAATCTGAAAGTAGCGGCCTACCTTAAATCAAAAGGCGATGCCGTAAATGAAAACAATGTGGTAATGGCCGATGCGGCCGGTATCGAGGCGGGGAAACAGCTGTTTGTAAATAATTGCACGGCCTGTCATGGCACCGCCGGCCAGGGGGGCGTTGGGCCCAACCTTACCGATGATTACTGGTTGCACGGAGGTGCTATCGGTGATGTATTTAAGACCATTAAACTGGGGGTGGTGGAAAAGGGGATGATGAGCTGGAAGGATGTTTTTTCCGCCACACAGATAGCGGAGATCGCCAGTTATATAAAGTCGATCCATGGCACCAATCCGGCCGGGGCCAAAGAACCGCAGGGCGAATTATATAAAGAAGTGCCGGCAACAGCAGACAGTTCGGCGGTAAAGCAACCGCCTGTCGCAGCTGATGCCCAACAGTAA
- a CDS encoding M56 family metallopeptidase has protein sequence MQGELYHLFTALGNALFSSVWQLGIIWLLITLYTFLRPSSDATNGMIRFAGLLAGFVLFIITFVLSLSTPQSESSVLKWMLNREWIQPLLNYGAMLYLVLFLFPLRNIIRSSLQLRQLRNSDTGRVPGALKLFMLDAAGYLNIKRKVRLFTSALVASPLTIGFLKPVILLPAAIVNQLTPQQLEAIILHELAHIKRNDYLINLITQIILTLLYFNPFARLLVKAQELDREKSADRWVLRFEYGQYMYASTLLQLAKNQLPGNGFALQALGKESQLGNRVQAIMGAPVKNALSFKKIGMLAGALLLSLGVCLTHRTAPLPEAASGSFSYATAINEPGVPRPVFAAARETDSEQLKYEITPIPAIEKPDSKQGDDIVYLKICEDANGKIKPPAPPAAPSPSAKVDAAPAPSSMMLFADHPTIVIPVLDNAAEEKIRRSIDAFKKLVTALSWKQLENSLAETVTEEQKKALKNKLSALVDRINWEENANMLRSSYEDIDWDKTTDQLKAGMNALFASADQYNKAVAQQKAEQQYHKITDSAAVAAKANALPTAPLRTAPNDSARKKVVDL, from the coding sequence ATGCAAGGAGAATTATACCATTTATTTACTGCTTTGGGAAACGCGTTGTTCAGCAGCGTGTGGCAGCTGGGAATTATCTGGCTGCTGATAACCCTGTACACTTTTCTCCGCCCTTCCTCTGACGCCACCAATGGAATGATCCGGTTCGCGGGCCTGTTGGCCGGGTTTGTACTGTTCATTATCACGTTTGTGCTGTCGCTGAGTACTCCCCAATCCGAAAGCAGTGTTTTAAAATGGATGCTGAACCGGGAATGGATACAACCCCTGTTAAATTATGGGGCCATGCTCTACCTGGTGCTGTTCCTTTTTCCGCTGCGCAATATTATCCGGAGCTCATTACAACTCCGGCAGCTTCGCAACAGCGATACCGGAAGGGTTCCCGGCGCGCTGAAACTTTTTATGCTGGATGCTGCGGGCTATCTGAATATCAAAAGAAAAGTGCGGTTATTTACTTCGGCGCTGGTGGCCTCCCCCCTGACCATCGGCTTTTTAAAACCCGTGATCCTGCTGCCGGCAGCTATTGTAAACCAGCTCACGCCCCAGCAGCTGGAAGCGATTATTTTACACGAGCTGGCACATATTAAACGCAATGATTACCTGATCAATCTTATCACACAGATCATCCTGACACTTCTTTATTTCAATCCGTTTGCGCGGCTGCTCGTAAAGGCCCAGGAGCTCGACCGGGAAAAGTCTGCAGACCGGTGGGTATTGCGCTTTGAATACGGACAATACATGTACGCGTCCACCCTGCTGCAGCTGGCCAAAAACCAGCTGCCCGGAAATGGCTTTGCCCTTCAGGCATTGGGAAAGGAAAGCCAGCTGGGCAACCGGGTACAGGCAATTATGGGAGCCCCTGTTAAAAATGCCCTGTCTTTTAAAAAGATCGGCATGCTCGCCGGGGCCCTGCTGCTTTCGCTGGGGGTTTGTCTTACCCATCGTACGGCACCGCTGCCTGAGGCCGCATCCGGAAGTTTCAGCTATGCAACCGCCATCAATGAACCTGGTGTTCCACGTCCGGTATTTGCCGCAGCTCGGGAGACCGACAGTGAACAACTGAAATATGAGATCACTCCCATCCCGGCCATCGAAAAACCGGATAGTAAACAGGGTGACGATATCGTTTACCTGAAGATCTGCGAAGATGCCAATGGTAAAATCAAACCACCGGCACCTCCGGCAGCGCCTTCACCTTCTGCCAAAGTTGATGCCGCTCCTGCACCATCGTCAATGATGTTGTTCGCCGACCATCCGACGATCGTTATTCCGGTATTGGATAATGCGGCGGAGGAAAAGATCCGGCGTTCTATCGATGCGTTCAAAAAACTGGTGACAGCACTCAGCTGGAAGCAGCTGGAGAACAGTCTTGCTGAAACCGTTACTGAAGAACAGAAAAAAGCATTGAAGAATAAATTAAGCGCGTTGGTAGACCGGATCAACTGGGAAGAAAATGCCAATATGCTCCGCAGCTCTTACGAGGACATCGACTGGGATAAAACTACAGACCAGCTGAAGGCAGGAATGAATGCCCTGTTCGCCAGTGCCGACCAGTATAATAAAGCGGTAGCACAACAAAAAGCCGAACAGCAGTATCATAAAATTACCGATAGTGCCGCTGTGGCTGCAAAAGCAAATGCGCTACCCACAGCACCCCTGCGGACAGCACCAAACGACAGCGCCCGTAAAAAAGTAGTTGACCTGTAA
- a CDS encoding Crp/Fnr family transcriptional regulator, giving the protein MDFICSTGIGYLCGAMARFTPHSCQACTMHQHSFFSRLKEEELTDLEKNKTCSFAKKGQVIFAESGTPRGLFCIGRGKIKLSATGLDGKEQILRLANTGDIIGYRSLLSNDRYHCTATALEDVEYCYIEKECFLHFVHSNPDFCSAVFQKISADLRNAEELIVSMSQKNVRERMAEALLFLKATYGLESDGTTLNIQLSRTELADYVGTSTESAIRILSEFNHDKLICLSGKKIKLLNEEKLTRTANLQL; this is encoded by the coding sequence ATGGATTTCATTTGTTCCACCGGTATTGGATATCTTTGCGGCGCAATGGCCCGTTTTACCCCCCATAGCTGCCAGGCATGCACCATGCATCAGCACTCCTTTTTTTCCAGACTGAAAGAGGAGGAGCTGACCGACCTGGAAAAGAATAAAACCTGCAGTTTCGCAAAAAAAGGGCAGGTGATCTTTGCCGAAAGTGGTACGCCCCGTGGTTTATTTTGTATCGGCCGGGGCAAGATAAAACTGAGCGCAACCGGGTTGGATGGAAAAGAACAGATCCTCCGGCTTGCAAATACCGGTGATATCATAGGGTACCGCTCACTGCTTTCCAATGACCGTTATCATTGTACCGCCACTGCGCTGGAGGATGTGGAATATTGCTATATTGAAAAAGAGTGTTTTTTACATTTTGTACATTCCAATCCTGATTTTTGCAGCGCCGTATTTCAAAAGATCAGTGCGGACCTGCGAAATGCTGAAGAACTTATTGTTTCAATGTCGCAGAAGAATGTCCGGGAGCGGATGGCTGAAGCACTGCTTTTTCTCAAAGCGACCTATGGACTGGAAAGTGATGGCACCACATTAAACATACAATTATCCCGGACCGAGCTGGCGGACTATGTAGGTACCTCTACCGAAAGTGCGATCCGGATCCTTTCTGAATTCAATCACGATAAACTGATCTGCCTCAGCGGTAAAAAAATAAAACTGCTGAATGAAGAAAAGCTGACCCGTACCGCCAATCTGCAGTTGTAA
- a CDS encoding heavy metal translocating P-type ATPase gives MIETKTTCYHCGDPCPDTQQTIEDKSFCCPGCKMVYEILNQHQLCTYYELNRHPGQPQACRAGKERFAFLDKTEMIEAMVSFSDGKQTHLTLSVPQMHCSSCLWLLENLHQLQDGVLSARVNFPAKEVSVVFDPSQVSLRQIVETLTDIGYEPYLSPEGSSRPQRQPSGRIMQMSIAGFCFANIMMLSLPEYFSVAGFLHDQVGTAFRYIGLLLALPVFFYSAREFFVNAWQGIRNRRLTIDTSIVLAILLTFLRSLYNLFFLNGNTYFDSMSGIVFFMLIGRWAQDKSQQFLVFDRDYRSFFPVAVNVKHADGMDSVLISALKEKDIIEVYDQEIIPADSLLIKGKALIDYSFVTGESLPRPVDPGALIYAGGKQIGERLELMVMKRSDQGYLTHLWNRDETEEREGEHRFLYRAANGFTLCVLLLTLAGALFWLLKGETVLMWNTLTTTLIVACPCALLLAATFTNGNVIRILKRSGLFLKNAAVIDKMAAVDHVVLDKTGTITLNKNFKVIYQGSSLNAGEKLLMASLLKHSTHPLSRAVLAETDVEGSIAVDSFKNLPGLGIEGWLDDHHVKIGSYLFVGAAGTQTGTENARVYIKIDHSIPGFYELENRYRSGFRSFAKRIQKDKLLSVLSGDNNASYHRLREITGPSAVLCFDQSPEDKYRYIKMLQEERQQKVLMAGDGLNDGAALRRADMGIAVMEGGNSFTPASDAIIRAPALTQLDALLRFAAKAGMVIRISFMYSVIYNVIGLFFALQGKLTPVVAAILMPASSVSIILLTFFMTEWYGRKLKRQDTD, from the coding sequence ATGATCGAAACAAAAACAACCTGTTATCATTGCGGGGACCCCTGTCCGGATACACAACAAACAATAGAAGACAAGAGCTTCTGCTGCCCGGGCTGTAAAATGGTTTATGAGATATTGAATCAGCACCAGCTGTGTACCTATTATGAGCTGAACCGGCATCCGGGGCAGCCGCAGGCATGTCGTGCGGGAAAGGAGCGGTTTGCATTTTTGGATAAAACAGAAATGATTGAAGCGATGGTCTCTTTTTCGGACGGAAAACAGACCCACCTTACCTTATCCGTGCCTCAGATGCATTGCAGCAGCTGTTTATGGCTGCTGGAAAACCTGCACCAGCTGCAAGATGGGGTGCTGTCTGCACGGGTGAATTTTCCGGCAAAAGAAGTATCCGTGGTATTTGATCCATCACAGGTTTCCCTGAGGCAGATCGTGGAAACGCTTACCGATATCGGCTATGAACCCTACCTCTCGCCGGAAGGCAGCAGCAGGCCGCAGCGACAGCCGTCCGGTCGTATCATGCAAATGAGCATCGCCGGATTTTGTTTTGCCAATATCATGATGCTGAGTCTCCCCGAGTATTTTTCAGTAGCAGGATTCCTCCACGATCAGGTAGGAACAGCGTTCCGGTATATCGGATTGCTGCTGGCACTTCCCGTGTTCTTTTATAGTGCACGTGAGTTTTTTGTCAATGCCTGGCAAGGCATCCGGAACAGGCGTCTGACGATCGATACTTCTATTGTCCTGGCCATCCTGCTCACATTTTTACGAAGTTTATACAACCTGTTTTTCCTGAATGGCAACACCTATTTCGATAGCATGAGCGGGATCGTTTTCTTTATGCTTATTGGCCGGTGGGCACAGGATAAGAGTCAGCAGTTCCTGGTGTTTGACAGGGATTACCGTTCCTTTTTTCCGGTTGCAGTGAACGTAAAACACGCGGATGGTATGGACTCCGTACTGATCAGCGCGCTGAAGGAAAAAGATATTATTGAGGTCTATGACCAGGAGATCATACCGGCGGATTCCCTTCTCATAAAAGGAAAGGCCCTGATCGATTACAGTTTTGTAACGGGTGAGAGCCTGCCCCGGCCTGTTGACCCGGGGGCGCTTATTTATGCGGGGGGAAAACAGATCGGGGAGCGCCTGGAACTTATGGTAATGAAAAGGTCGGACCAGGGCTATCTTACCCATCTCTGGAACCGGGATGAAACAGAAGAACGGGAGGGGGAGCACCGTTTTTTATACAGGGCGGCCAATGGATTTACATTATGCGTGCTGCTGCTTACCCTGGCCGGAGCGCTGTTCTGGCTGCTGAAGGGCGAAACCGTATTGATGTGGAATACGCTTACAACAACACTGATCGTGGCCTGTCCCTGTGCCCTGCTGCTGGCGGCCACATTTACCAACGGCAATGTGATCCGTATCCTGAAACGGTCAGGATTGTTCCTGAAGAATGCTGCCGTTATCGATAAGATGGCGGCAGTAGACCATGTGGTACTGGACAAGACGGGAACCATCACCCTGAATAAGAACTTTAAGGTGATTTACCAGGGCAGCAGTCTGAATGCCGGTGAAAAACTGCTGATGGCTTCGCTGCTGAAACACTCAACACACCCGCTGAGCAGGGCAGTTCTTGCTGAAACAGATGTGGAGGGATCCATTGCTGTGGACAGCTTTAAGAATCTGCCGGGGCTGGGGATCGAAGGATGGCTGGATGATCATCATGTAAAGATCGGCAGTTACCTGTTTGTTGGTGCAGCGGGAACACAAACGGGTACGGAAAATGCGCGTGTATATATAAAGATCGATCATAGCATCCCCGGATTTTATGAGCTGGAGAACAGGTACAGGAGCGGGTTCCGGTCATTTGCAAAACGGATCCAGAAGGATAAGCTCCTGTCCGTCCTCAGCGGTGACAACAATGCAAGCTATCACCGCCTGCGGGAAATAACAGGACCTTCGGCCGTATTGTGTTTCGATCAGTCGCCGGAGGACAAATACCGGTATATAAAAATGCTGCAGGAAGAACGGCAGCAAAAAGTACTGATGGCCGGAGACGGATTAAACGACGGTGCTGCACTCCGCCGGGCAGATATGGGCATAGCGGTGATGGAAGGCGGAAACAGCTTTACCCCGGCCTCCGATGCCATCATCCGGGCACCGGCGCTTACACAGCTGGATGCCCTGCTCCGGTTTGCCGCTAAAGCGGGAATGGTGATCCGGATCAGTTTTATGTATTCCGTTATCTATAATGTCATCGGGCTGTTCTTTGCCCTTCAGGGAAAGCTGACACCCGTAGTGGCCGCCATTCTTATGCCGGCAAGCTCTGTAAGTATCATCCTGCTCACATTTTTTATGACGGAATGGTATGGACGAAAACTAAAACGGCAGGATACTGATTAA
- a CDS encoding CcoQ/FixQ family Cbb3-type cytochrome c oxidase assembly chaperone encodes MKFINYLEKISGVSIYPVVSLILFTSMFVIVVLYAMKTSKERISEMEKLPLDEN; translated from the coding sequence ATGAAGTTTATCAACTACCTGGAAAAAATAAGCGGGGTAAGCATTTATCCCGTTGTATCGCTGATACTGTTTACCTCGATGTTTGTAATAGTGGTGCTGTATGCAATGAAGACCAGCAAGGAACGCATCAGTGAAATGGAAAAGTTACCCCTGGATGAAAATTAA
- a CDS encoding cupin domain-containing protein: MKGFHTNIENDTRANAAFRKVLYTGRQLQLVLMTLQPGEEIGAEVHPENDQFFRFEEGSGRCLIDDTEYTVSDGSAVVIPAGSRHNVINTGSTELKMYTIYAPPHHKDGIVRNTKKEAEENEEEYDGNPTEQS, translated from the coding sequence ATGAAAGGATTTCACACGAATATCGAAAATGACACAAGGGCCAATGCCGCCTTCAGAAAAGTCTTGTACACCGGCAGGCAGCTGCAGCTTGTGCTGATGACCCTGCAACCTGGTGAAGAGATCGGTGCTGAGGTGCATCCGGAAAATGATCAGTTCTTCCGTTTTGAGGAAGGTTCCGGCCGCTGCCTCATCGACGACACCGAGTACACTGTAAGCGATGGCAGTGCTGTTGTGATCCCCGCTGGCTCCCGGCATAACGTGATCAACACCGGCAGCACGGAGCTCAAGATGTATACCATCTATGCACCGCCTCATCATAAGGACGGCATTGTAAGAAACACCAAAAAAGAAGCCGAAGAAAACGAGGAGGAATATGATGGCAACCCGACCGAGCAGTCCTGA
- a CDS encoding peptidylprolyl isomerase, giving the protein MQLFRNNAGSIRLVPGWGRTAFPHTGKISGPVVFTVLAFFILLCACSPGRVTKADHRKDVLLITSYGNMQLRLSDQTPRHRDNFIKLVKTGYYKGVLFHRVIRGFMIQSGDPDSRNAPGGLPLGEGGPDYMIPAEFDTTLFHRKGALAAAREGDDVNPEKASSGSQFYIVQGKVWTSGGLDTLEQKRLNGRKIPALYRQVYTTAGGTPHLDQNYTVFGQLIRGYDVLDKIAAVATSKGKDRDRPIRNVKIIRAKMVKRSQP; this is encoded by the coding sequence ATACGACTGGTTCCCGGATGGGGCCGCACCGCATTCCCGCACACCGGGAAAATAAGCGGACCGGTCGTGTTTACGGTACTCGCTTTCTTTATATTACTTTGCGCCTGTTCTCCCGGAAGGGTTACAAAAGCAGATCACCGGAAAGATGTGCTGCTGATCACCAGCTATGGAAACATGCAGCTGCGGCTGAGTGACCAGACACCCCGTCACCGGGATAACTTTATAAAGCTTGTGAAAACAGGTTATTACAAAGGCGTTTTGTTTCATCGTGTGATACGCGGTTTTATGATTCAGTCCGGGGATCCCGACAGCCGGAATGCTCCGGGTGGATTGCCACTGGGCGAGGGCGGTCCGGATTATATGATACCCGCAGAGTTTGATACCACACTTTTCCACAGGAAGGGCGCGCTGGCCGCAGCAAGGGAAGGCGATGATGTAAATCCGGAGAAAGCCAGCAGCGGCAGCCAGTTCTATATTGTACAGGGAAAAGTATGGACCAGCGGCGGACTGGATACACTGGAACAAAAACGGTTAAACGGCAGGAAGATACCGGCACTTTACCGCCAGGTTTACACAACAGCAGGAGGAACCCCGCATCTGGACCAGAATTACACGGTCTTTGGCCAGCTGATCAGGGGGTATGATGTACTGGATAAAATAGCTGCGGTGGCTACCAGCAAAGGAAAGGACAGGGATCGTCCGATCCGGAATGTGAAGATAATCAGGGCTAAAATGGTGAAACGATCACAGCCTTAA
- a CDS encoding BlaI/MecI/CopY family transcriptional regulator: protein MLENKSIKPTESELEILQVLWEKGNATVREVHESLLTFKDVGYTTTLKLMQIMNEKGLVKRNDSFRTHIYKAAVNKEVTQQYMLNKFVSNLFGGSSSQLVMQALGNGKVTPEELNEIQLMIDQLKQKD from the coding sequence ATGCTTGAGAATAAGTCAATAAAGCCTACGGAAAGTGAATTGGAAATTTTGCAGGTACTTTGGGAAAAAGGAAATGCAACAGTAAGGGAAGTGCACGAAAGCCTGCTTACCTTTAAAGATGTGGGGTATACCACCACGCTTAAGCTGATGCAGATCATGAATGAGAAAGGCCTGGTGAAACGGAACGACTCCTTCCGGACCCATATCTATAAGGCGGCTGTTAATAAAGAAGTGACACAGCAGTATATGCTCAACAAGTTTGTGAGCAACCTGTTTGGCGGCTCTTCATCACAGCTGGTGATGCAGGCGCTGGGTAACGGAAAGGTGACACCTGAAGAATTGAATGAAATCCAGCTGATGATCGACCAACTCAAACAGAAAGACTAA
- the ccoS gene encoding cbb3-type cytochrome oxidase assembly protein CcoS, which yields MTCAGSTFTSTVDQIFTALMNILIITAVISLFIAALFLVALIWSIKDGQFDDAYAPPNRILFDEKNNQHNK from the coding sequence ATGACCTGCGCCGGATCAACGTTCACCAGCACCGTTGATCAGATCTTTACAGCGTTAATGAACATTCTTATTATCACAGCGGTCATCAGTCTTTTTATAGCGGCCCTTTTCCTGGTCGCGCTGATCTGGAGTATAAAGGACGGACAGTTTGATGATGCGTATGCGCCACCCAACCGGATCTTGTTCGACGAAAAAAACAATCAACATAATAAATAA
- the ccoN gene encoding cytochrome-c oxidase, cbb3-type subunit I, translating into MEVQKFSYDNRIPRLFAVATISWGVIGMLMGVLAAFQLAFPVMNFNMEYTTFGRVRPVHTNAVIFAFVGNAIFTAVYYSMPRLLKTPMWSNALSRIHFWGWQLIIVAAAVSLLMGYTTSKEYAELEWQLDIAITVIWVMFGINMMGTILTRRERHLYVAIWFYLASWVTVAMLHIVNSFELPVSFFKSYSWYAGVQDALVQWWYGHNAVAFFLTTPFLGMMYYFLPKAANRPIYSYRLSIIHFWSLIFIYIWAGPHHLLYTALPEWAQSLGTALSLMLLLPSWGGMLNGLFTLRGAWDKVREDPVLKFMVVAVICYGMATFEGPMLSLKNVNAISHYSDWTVAHVHIGALGWNGFLTFGMMYWLIPKLFNTKLYSTRLAGTHFLIGTFGIVLYAIPMYWAAFRTYFMMTAFTPEGQLQYQFIDVVQSMVPFYALRAIGGSVYLIGVLLMVYNLIKTARQGRFVKSEETSAPPLTKRYRAPAAAHWHSRIERKPVMLLVLSFIVVAIGGLIEMVPTFLVKENVPTISSVKPYTPLELQGRDVYIQEGCNNCHTQMIRPFRYEVARYGEYSKAGESVYDHPHLWGSKRTGPDLARVGGKYPDSWHFNHMLEPASMAPGSVMPPYPWLFEKPIDIGTTNSKIHAMRKLGVPYPEGYEANAVNDLKQQAAEITARLKKEKISIGSDKQVVALIAYLQRLGKDIKGEQKTE; encoded by the coding sequence ATGGAAGTTCAGAAGTTTAGTTATGATAACCGGATCCCCCGGTTGTTTGCCGTCGCAACGATCAGCTGGGGGGTGATCGGAATGCTGATGGGCGTACTGGCTGCATTTCAGCTAGCTTTCCCGGTGATGAATTTTAATATGGAGTATACGACATTCGGAAGAGTGCGGCCGGTACATACCAATGCGGTGATTTTCGCTTTTGTGGGGAACGCTATTTTTACTGCTGTGTATTATTCCATGCCGCGGTTGCTGAAAACGCCCATGTGGAGCAACGCGCTCAGCCGCATCCATTTCTGGGGATGGCAGCTGATCATTGTGGCAGCGGCGGTATCACTGCTGATGGGATACACCACCAGTAAGGAATATGCGGAGCTGGAGTGGCAGCTGGATATTGCCATTACGGTGATCTGGGTGATGTTCGGGATCAATATGATGGGTACCATTCTTACACGCCGGGAGCGCCATTTGTATGTGGCTATCTGGTTCTACCTGGCATCCTGGGTTACGGTAGCGATGCTGCATATCGTTAATTCATTTGAGCTGCCCGTTTCGTTTTTTAAAAGTTATTCCTGGTATGCGGGGGTACAGGATGCCCTGGTGCAGTGGTGGTACGGGCATAATGCCGTTGCCTTTTTTCTGACCACTCCGTTTCTGGGCATGATGTATTATTTTCTTCCCAAAGCTGCTAACCGCCCGATTTATTCCTACCGGCTGAGCATTATCCATTTCTGGAGCCTGATCTTTATTTATATCTGGGCCGGCCCGCACCATTTATTGTATACGGCCCTTCCGGAATGGGCACAGTCATTGGGTACGGCGCTTTCTTTGATGCTGCTCCTGCCCAGCTGGGGAGGAATGCTGAACGGTTTGTTTACGCTGAGAGGCGCCTGGGATAAAGTGCGGGAAGACCCGGTGCTGAAATTTATGGTAGTGGCGGTGATCTGTTACGGGATGGCCACGTTTGAAGGACCCATGCTTTCCCTGAAGAATGTAAATGCGATCTCCCATTACAGCGACTGGACGGTAGCACATGTACACATCGGTGCCCTGGGCTGGAACGGCTTCCTGACATTCGGGATGATGTACTGGCTGATCCCGAAACTGTTCAATACAAAACTTTACTCCACCCGGCTGGCCGGTACGCATTTCCTGATCGGAACTTTTGGCATCGTTCTGTATGCCATACCCATGTACTGGGCTGCTTTCAGAACTTATTTTATGATGACCGCCTTTACCCCGGAAGGGCAGCTGCAGTACCAGTTTATCGATGTGGTGCAATCAATGGTGCCTTTCTATGCATTACGGGCGATCGGAGGATCGGTATACCTGATCGGTGTATTGCTGATGGTGTATAACCTCATTAAAACGGCCAGACAGGGGCGCTTTGTAAAAAGCGAGGAAACCAGCGCTCCTCCGCTCACCAAACGGTATAGGGCACCCGCTGCCGCACACTGGCATTCCCGGATCGAACGGAAACCGGTAATGCTGCTCGTGCTGAGTTTTATCGTGGTGGCCATCGGCGGATTAATAGAAATGGTGCCCACCTTCCTCGTTAAGGAAAATGTGCCGACGATCTCCAGCGTAAAACCCTACACACCACTGGAATTGCAGGGACGGGATGTCTATATCCAGGAAGGGTGTAACAACTGTCATACACAGATGATCCGGCCGTTCCGGTACGAAGTGGCCCGGTACGGAGAATATTCAAAAGCCGGAGAATCGGTTTATGATCATCCACATCTATGGGGCAGTAAGCGCACCGGACCAGACCTGGCACGGGTAGGCGGAAAATATCCCGACAGCTGGCATTTCAATCATATGCTGGAGCCGGCTTCCATGGCTCCCGGATCCGTGATGCCTCCCTATCCCTGGCTGTTTGAGAAGCCGATCGATATTGGTACTACCAACTCAAAGATCCATGCGATGCGCAAACTGGGTGTTCCTTACCCGGAAGGGTATGAGGCTAACGCAGTAAATGACCTGAAGCAACAGGCTGCCGAGATCACCGCCCGGCTGAAAAAAGAAAAGATCAGTATCGGCAGCGATAAACAGGTTGTGGCACTGATCGCTTACCTGCAGCGGTTGGGAAAAGATATTAAAGGAGAACAAAAAACCGAATAA
- a CDS encoding co-chaperone GroES, with translation MRITADNRFRKLIVIGDRLLIQPIKGNERTESGLYLPPGVQEKEKVQQGYVIKAGPGYAIPVPVEEEPWKSEEDQVKYVPLQAREGDLAIFLVSGATEVMYEGERYFIVPQGAILMLEREEEL, from the coding sequence ATGAGGATAACCGCTGATAACCGTTTCAGAAAATTAATCGTAATAGGCGACCGCCTGCTCATCCAGCCCATAAAGGGGAATGAACGTACAGAAAGCGGATTGTACCTGCCACCCGGTGTTCAGGAAAAAGAGAAAGTGCAGCAGGGATATGTTATCAAGGCTGGTCCGGGGTATGCCATTCCCGTCCCTGTAGAAGAGGAGCCCTGGAAATCGGAAGAAGACCAGGTGAAGTATGTACCCCTCCAGGCACGCGAAGGTGATCTTGCAATTTTTCTTGTGAGTGGTGCCACAGAGGTAATGTACGAAGGTGAAAGGTATTTTATCGTTCCGCAAGGCGCCATTTTAATGCTGGAGCGCGAAGAAGAGCTCTAA